The Mesorhizobium sp. B1-1-8 genome contains a region encoding:
- a CDS encoding SUMF1/EgtB/PvdO family nonheme iron enzyme encodes MTAAALIGLGVSHTVGIMPARPAPAATASEMVVLDPGSFNHPQPGEFLQDSHPVAAPISKESIVSPLQIMKFQVSASEYEQCVAEGGCKPADSVLVGNLPITGVSFMDAQAYASWLSARTGETWRLPTDTEWAYAAGERFRADIEGGEGDPNNPARRWLAQYRTEAALARKPDPEPRALGSFGTNSRGLADIAGNVWEWTSTCYVHVTMSGGGTQIASSVSNCGVHVVEGFHRTYMSNFIRDGKSGGCAVGTPPDNLGFRLVRDPPGFLQATLRSLGLA; translated from the coding sequence ATGACGGCTGCCGCGCTCATCGGTCTGGGCGTGAGCCACACGGTCGGCATCATGCCGGCCCGACCCGCACCTGCTGCCACGGCCAGCGAGATGGTCGTCCTGGACCCTGGTTCCTTCAACCACCCGCAGCCCGGCGAATTCCTTCAAGACAGTCATCCCGTCGCGGCGCCTATCTCGAAGGAGAGCATCGTTTCGCCGCTGCAGATCATGAAGTTTCAGGTAAGCGCTTCGGAATACGAGCAATGCGTGGCGGAAGGTGGCTGCAAACCCGCCGACTCGGTGCTGGTCGGCAACCTTCCGATCACCGGCGTCAGTTTTATGGACGCGCAAGCCTATGCGTCGTGGTTGTCGGCGCGCACGGGCGAGACATGGCGGCTGCCGACGGACACGGAGTGGGCCTATGCGGCCGGCGAAAGATTCCGTGCCGACATCGAGGGCGGCGAAGGTGATCCGAACAATCCGGCACGCCGGTGGCTCGCACAGTACCGCACCGAGGCCGCCCTCGCGCGGAAACCTGACCCCGAGCCGAGAGCCCTCGGATCCTTCGGCACCAATTCAAGAGGTCTCGCGGACATTGCCGGCAACGTCTGGGAATGGACCTCGACCTGCTATGTGCATGTGACGATGTCCGGCGGCGGCACGCAGATTGCCAGCTCGGTCAGCAATTGCGGCGTGCATGTTGTGGAAGGCTTCCACCGCACATACATGTCGAACTTCATCCGCGACGGAAAAAGCGGCGGCTGCGCCGTCGGCACGCCACCAGACAATCTGGGTTTCCGGCTTGTTCGCGACCCGCCAGGTTTTCTGCAGGCCACCCTTCGCAGCCTGGGCTTGGCCTAG
- a CDS encoding helix-turn-helix domain-containing protein, with protein MSGQSAGHHEDCVQAAINTDAAAKSALVASWHRSSNLHRLDPAERKSPKRLTEAEFRRARQRIEPLQMAAQASLDRLYLAVGGVGCCVLLADRDGVPVDRRGAASDDGTFEDWGLWTGSVWSEESEGTNGIGTCLAERRALTIHRDQHFYTRNTLLSCTTAPIYDHEGNLAAALDVSSCRADLTEAFTNLISIAVADAARRIEAENFRRVFQRDRVLLLPETHSGLGGLIAIDSDDLVIGATRSAQVALGISRESLARRLPAMDVLCGAEHMEGSLDRAERAALQRALARTSGNISAAAEALGISRATLHRKLKRFELRRAH; from the coding sequence ATGAGCGGGCAGTCAGCCGGCCATCACGAAGACTGCGTTCAGGCGGCGATCAATACCGACGCGGCCGCGAAATCAGCACTGGTCGCCTCGTGGCATCGGTCATCGAATCTGCACCGGCTCGATCCGGCCGAGCGCAAATCGCCCAAGCGCCTGACGGAAGCAGAGTTCAGAAGAGCCAGACAGAGGATTGAGCCGTTGCAGATGGCGGCGCAGGCCAGCCTCGACCGGCTCTACCTTGCTGTGGGCGGAGTCGGCTGCTGCGTGCTTCTGGCCGACCGTGATGGGGTGCCGGTGGATCGCCGTGGCGCTGCCTCCGATGACGGGACCTTCGAGGACTGGGGACTGTGGACGGGCTCGGTCTGGAGCGAGGAGAGCGAAGGCACCAATGGCATCGGAACCTGTCTTGCCGAGCGGCGGGCGTTGACCATCCATCGCGATCAGCATTTCTACACGCGCAACACCTTGCTGAGTTGCACGACAGCGCCGATCTACGATCACGAAGGCAATCTGGCAGCGGCGCTCGACGTTTCGTCCTGTCGCGCTGATCTGACCGAGGCGTTTACAAACCTGATCTCGATCGCCGTCGCGGATGCCGCACGTCGGATCGAAGCGGAGAACTTTCGCCGGGTATTCCAGCGTGATCGTGTCCTCCTCCTTCCGGAAACACATAGCGGGCTCGGCGGATTGATTGCGATCGACTCCGACGATCTGGTGATCGGAGCGACGCGATCGGCACAAGTCGCATTGGGCATTTCACGGGAATCGCTGGCAAGAAGACTGCCCGCGATGGACGTGTTGTGCGGTGCCGAACACATGGAAGGAAGCCTTGACCGGGCTGAGCGCGCTGCCCTTCAGAGAGCCTTGGCTCGAACCTCGGGCAATATTTCGGCTGCCGCCGAGGCGCTTGGGATCAGCCGGGCAACACTGCATCGCAAATTGAAGCGCTTCGAATTGCGGCGCGCCCACTGA
- a CDS encoding cbb3-type cytochrome c oxidase subunit 3, producing MDYNLMREFADSWGLLAMALFFVGCIAFALRPGGRAQADQAARIPLEDD from the coding sequence ATGGATTACAATCTGATGCGGGAATTCGCCGACAGCTGGGGCCTGCTCGCCATGGCGCTGTTTTTTGTCGGCTGCATCGCCTTCGCCCTGCGTCCTGGCGGCCGGGCGCAAGCTGATCAAGCTGCCCGGATCCCCCTCGAGGACGACTGA
- a CDS encoding pseudoazurin yields MKLPLIAAAIALFSIVGAANAEEHVVQMLNKGEKGAMVFQPAFVRAAPGDTIKFVPTDKGHDAESIKDMIPEGAEPFKGKPSEEITVTLTKEGVYGVKCAPHYGMGMVALIVVGKPVNLEAAEAVKQIGKAKPVFAELFAEASKTASN; encoded by the coding sequence ATGAAGCTGCCCCTGATTGCCGCGGCGATCGCGTTGTTCTCCATCGTCGGCGCCGCAAATGCCGAAGAACATGTCGTGCAAATGCTGAACAAGGGAGAGAAGGGCGCGATGGTCTTCCAGCCCGCCTTTGTGCGCGCAGCACCCGGCGACACGATCAAGTTCGTGCCGACCGACAAGGGCCACGATGCCGAGAGCATCAAGGACATGATTCCCGAGGGCGCCGAGCCTTTCAAAGGCAAGCCCAGCGAGGAGATTACCGTGACCCTCACCAAGGAAGGTGTCTACGGCGTGAAATGCGCTCCCCATTACGGCATGGGCATGGTGGCTCTGATCGTCGTCGGCAAGCCCGTCAACCTTGAGGCGGCGGAAGCAGTCAAGCAGATCGGAAAGGCCAAGCCGGTATTCGCGGAGCTGTTCGCCGAAGCCAGCAAAACCGCCTCCAACTGA
- a CDS encoding DUF1858 domain-containing protein: MKRKFSDDTTMDEIMRKAPAAIRIVLQHGMLCVGCPIASFHTISDAAREHDLSEESLRCDLLAAINAGEPD, encoded by the coding sequence ATGAAACGCAAATTCAGCGACGATACTACGATGGACGAAATCATGCGGAAGGCGCCGGCGGCGATCCGGATCGTGCTTCAGCATGGCATGCTTTGCGTCGGTTGCCCCATCGCCTCGTTTCACACCATTTCCGATGCAGCACGGGAGCACGATCTTAGCGAAGAAAGCCTACGCTGCGACCTGCTGGCGGCGATAAATGCCGGCGAGCCGGACTAG
- the nirK gene encoding copper-containing nitrite reductase translates to MLTRREALLGSVLTAAAVATIGAMPAVASAKDVAGLPREKVTLIAPPFVHAHDQIAKGGPKVVEFTMTIEEKPVVIDAEGTQLNAMTYNGSIPGPLMVVHEGDYVELTLINPDTNTLAHNIDFHASTGALGGGGLTLINPGEQVTLRFKATRPGTFVYHCAPGGAMIPWHVVSGMSGAVMVLPRDGLKDDKGKPVRYDRIYYIGENDFYIPRDEQGKFKKYDSAGDNYDDTVKVMRGLIPTHVVFNGKAGSLTGEKAMKAKVGETVLIVHSQANRDTRPHLIGGHGDFVWEQGKFANPPAKDLETWFIRGGSAGAALYTFLQPGIYAYVNHNLIEAVELGATAHFMVDGSWNDDLMTQIEAPKAIAS, encoded by the coding sequence ATGCTTACGAGACGCGAAGCTTTGTTGGGCTCTGTTCTCACCGCGGCGGCAGTGGCCACCATTGGCGCGATGCCGGCCGTGGCGAGTGCCAAGGACGTCGCCGGACTGCCACGCGAAAAGGTGACCCTCATCGCGCCGCCCTTCGTGCACGCGCACGACCAGATAGCCAAGGGCGGGCCGAAGGTCGTCGAATTCACCATGACGATCGAGGAAAAGCCGGTTGTGATCGACGCCGAAGGCACGCAACTCAACGCCATGACCTACAATGGCTCGATACCCGGCCCTCTTATGGTCGTGCACGAAGGCGACTATGTCGAGCTCACCCTGATCAATCCCGATACCAACACGCTTGCCCATAACATCGATTTTCATGCCTCGACCGGCGCCCTCGGCGGCGGCGGTCTGACGCTGATCAATCCCGGTGAGCAGGTGACGCTGCGCTTCAAGGCGACACGGCCCGGCACATTCGTCTACCACTGCGCGCCCGGCGGAGCGATGATCCCCTGGCACGTCGTCTCGGGTATGAGCGGAGCCGTGATGGTTCTGCCGCGCGACGGCCTCAAGGACGACAAGGGCAAACCCGTTCGCTATGACCGCATCTACTATATCGGCGAGAACGACTTCTACATCCCTCGCGACGAGCAGGGAAAATTCAAGAAGTACGACTCGGCCGGCGACAACTACGACGACACGGTGAAGGTGATGCGCGGGCTGATCCCGACCCATGTCGTGTTCAACGGCAAGGCGGGATCGCTGACCGGCGAAAAAGCCATGAAGGCCAAGGTCGGCGAAACCGTGCTGATCGTCCATTCGCAGGCCAACCGGGACACGCGTCCGCACCTGATCGGCGGTCACGGCGACTTTGTCTGGGAACAGGGCAAGTTCGCCAATCCTCCGGCCAAGGATCTCGAAACCTGGTTCATCCGTGGCGGGTCGGCCGGTGCGGCGCTGTACACATTCCTGCAGCCCGGCATCTATGCCTATGTCAACCACAATCTGATCGAGGCGGTGGAGCTTGGCGCAACCGCGCACTTTATGGTCGACGGAAGCTGGAACGACGACCTTATGACACAGATCGAGGCGCCCAAGGCAATAGCCTCATAG
- a CDS encoding group III truncated hemoglobin yields MTLKSALADRIRPIAEEPLRDSGVDRASIGTLVRTFYSKVRKDRRLGPVFAREITGDWEPHLEKMTDFWCSVILKSGDYHGRPVPAHLKLSEVTEADFDIWLALFGETAGELFAPQIAAVFVERAHRIATSLKLAMFSRVGPVTASAGE; encoded by the coding sequence ATGACCTTGAAATCAGCCTTGGCTGACAGGATACGCCCCATTGCCGAAGAGCCGCTGCGCGACTCCGGCGTCGACCGGGCCTCGATTGGAACGTTGGTTCGCACCTTCTATTCCAAAGTCCGCAAAGACCGGCGCCTAGGGCCTGTTTTCGCCAGAGAGATCACCGGCGATTGGGAACCTCATCTTGAGAAGATGACCGACTTCTGGTGCTCGGTCATCCTCAAGAGCGGCGACTATCATGGCCGGCCGGTGCCGGCGCATCTGAAGCTCAGCGAGGTCACCGAAGCCGATTTCGACATCTGGCTGGCGCTCTTTGGCGAGACGGCAGGCGAACTTTTCGCCCCGCAAATCGCAGCGGTTTTTGTCGAACGCGCGCATCGGATCGCGACAAGCCTGAAGCTTGCCATGTTCTCTCGCGTCGGCCCCGTCACGGCCTCCGCGGGCGAATAG
- a CDS encoding Crp/Fnr family transcriptional regulator gives MASLDRSLIAGLPVFEGIAAADLDRIVGQAKSIRIAKDRPVFEQEQEAHSFFLLLDGHVRVVKSTPDGHDVTVRYISPGELMGIAHALGRTTYPANAIAAADCVVLAWPSQLWPTFAASFPSFSANTYKAVGTRLQEAHTRVVEMSTQQVEQRVAHALLKLVKQSGRKTEEGISIDFPISRQDIAEMTGTTLHTVSRLLSAWEDQGLVKSGRQKVTVVEPHRLLLVADGRSEKG, from the coding sequence TTGGCTAGTCTGGATCGCTCGCTGATTGCCGGGCTCCCTGTTTTCGAGGGCATCGCCGCCGCGGATCTCGACCGCATCGTCGGGCAGGCGAAGTCGATCAGAATTGCGAAGGATCGGCCGGTGTTCGAGCAGGAGCAGGAAGCGCATTCCTTTTTCCTGCTGCTGGACGGCCATGTGCGCGTTGTGAAATCGACGCCGGATGGTCACGACGTGACTGTCCGTTACATAAGTCCGGGTGAACTGATGGGCATCGCCCACGCTCTGGGCCGCACCACTTATCCGGCAAACGCGATTGCCGCCGCCGATTGCGTGGTCCTGGCCTGGCCAAGCCAGCTCTGGCCGACATTCGCAGCCAGTTTTCCCAGTTTCAGTGCCAACACATACAAGGCCGTAGGCACAAGGCTGCAGGAAGCGCACACGCGAGTCGTCGAGATGTCCACCCAACAGGTGGAACAGCGAGTGGCGCACGCGCTGCTCAAGCTGGTCAAGCAGTCGGGCAGAAAGACGGAGGAGGGGATCTCGATCGATTTTCCGATCTCCCGCCAGGACATCGCCGAGATGACCGGAACGACACTCCATACAGTCAGCCGGCTGCTCTCGGCGTGGGAAGACCAGGGGCTGGTCAAAAGCGGGCGTCAGAAGGTGACCGTGGTCGAACCGCACCGGCTCCTCCTGGTCGCGGACGGCCGCTCGGAAAAAGGCTAG
- the adh gene encoding aldehyde dehydrogenase, which translates to MNKVEFSRSVKAPFERRYGNFIGGKWAEPRSGRYFENFSPVNGQLLCEVARSDAQDIEAALDAAHAAKDAWARTSVAERSLVLNRIADRMEENLDFLACAETWDNGKPIRETTAADLPLAIDHFRYFAGALRGQEGCLSQIDDDTVAYHFHEPLGVVGQIIPWNFPLLMACWKLAPALAAGNCVVLKPAEQTPAAIMLWADLVGDLLPPGVLNIVNGYGLEAGKPLASSPRIAKIAFTGETTTGRLIMQYASQNLIPVTLELGGKSPNIFFKDVVAEDDDFFDKAIEGFVMFALNQGEVCTCPSRALIHESIYDTFMERALKRVEAIVQGDPLDPATMIGAQASSEQLDKILSYIEIGREEGAEVLTGGARNMLPGDLAGGYYVKPTVFKGHNKMRIFQEEIFGPVVSVTTFKDDNEALSIANDTLYGLGAGIWTRDGNRAYRFGRAIQAGRVWTNCYHAYPAHAAFGGYKQSGIGRETHKMMLDHYQQTKNMLVSYSPKKLGFF; encoded by the coding sequence ATGAACAAGGTTGAATTTTCGCGTTCGGTCAAGGCGCCCTTCGAAAGGCGCTACGGCAATTTCATTGGCGGCAAATGGGCTGAGCCGCGCTCCGGCCGCTATTTCGAGAACTTCTCCCCGGTGAACGGGCAACTGCTGTGCGAGGTGGCGCGCTCGGACGCTCAGGACATCGAAGCCGCCCTCGACGCGGCGCACGCGGCCAAGGACGCCTGGGCGCGCACCAGCGTGGCCGAGCGGTCGCTTGTCCTCAATCGCATCGCCGACCGCATGGAGGAGAACCTCGATTTCCTGGCGTGCGCCGAAACCTGGGACAACGGCAAGCCGATCCGTGAAACCACCGCGGCCGACCTGCCGCTTGCCATCGACCATTTCCGTTATTTCGCCGGCGCCCTGCGCGGCCAGGAAGGCTGCCTCTCCCAGATAGACGACGACACCGTCGCCTATCATTTCCATGAGCCGCTCGGCGTGGTTGGCCAGATCATCCCGTGGAATTTTCCGCTGCTGATGGCCTGCTGGAAGCTTGCCCCTGCGCTTGCGGCCGGCAATTGCGTCGTGCTGAAGCCTGCCGAGCAGACACCGGCCGCCATCATGCTGTGGGCCGATCTCGTCGGCGACCTGTTGCCGCCGGGCGTGCTCAACATCGTCAACGGCTACGGTCTCGAGGCCGGCAAGCCTCTCGCGTCCTCGCCGCGTATTGCCAAGATCGCGTTTACCGGCGAGACCACGACAGGCCGGCTTATCATGCAATATGCCAGCCAGAACCTCATTCCCGTCACGCTCGAACTGGGCGGGAAGTCGCCCAATATCTTCTTCAAGGATGTCGTCGCCGAGGACGACGACTTCTTCGACAAGGCGATCGAAGGCTTCGTCATGTTCGCGCTGAACCAGGGCGAAGTCTGCACGTGCCCGAGCCGCGCCCTCATCCATGAATCGATCTATGACACATTCATGGAGCGTGCTCTCAAGCGTGTCGAGGCGATCGTGCAGGGGGATCCGCTCGATCCGGCCACAATGATCGGGGCACAGGCATCCTCCGAGCAGTTGGACAAGATCCTGTCCTACATCGAGATCGGTCGCGAGGAAGGCGCCGAGGTGCTGACCGGCGGCGCACGCAACATGCTGCCCGGCGATCTGGCGGGCGGCTATTACGTGAAGCCCACCGTGTTCAAGGGCCACAACAAGATGCGCATTTTCCAGGAGGAGATTTTCGGACCGGTCGTCTCGGTCACGACCTTCAAGGACGATAATGAGGCGCTGTCGATCGCCAACGACACGCTCTACGGCCTCGGCGCCGGCATCTGGACGCGCGACGGCAACAGGGCGTACCGTTTCGGCCGGGCGATCCAGGCGGGCCGGGTCTGGACCAATTGCTACCATGCCTATCCGGCCCATGCGGCCTTCGGCGGCTACAAGCAGTCCGGCATCGGCCGCGAGACGCACAAGATGATGCTCGACCACTATCAGCAGACCAAGAACATGCTGGTCAGCTACAGCCCGAAGAAGCTTGGCTTCTTCTGA
- a CDS encoding NnrS family protein: MAVPRTRPSAGPAILSYGFRPFFLLGSLQAVVAVLFWLPLYYGKLKTFSLLSPVDWHIHELLFGYLTAIMTGFLLTAIPNWTGRLPVQGLPLLALVLLWVAGRFAVFFSAETGWLPSAVIDCAFLLAVVAAAATEIIAGRNWRNLKVLLPVTALLAANAMFHAEAHYHGLSDVSRRLGLGAAVVLVMIIGGRIVPSFTRNWLARERPGRLPASFGTFDIGTIALSAIGLLGWAFFPDRAGTGVMLVGGAILNAVRLGRWAGDRTLADPLVLILHVAFAFVPTGFLLAGLAVFFPEEISPVAGVHAFGVGALACMTLAVMARATLGHTGRELRASIGTSLVFAAIVLAAILRIAAAFAPAVAILLHMAAALWIAAFVGYLCLFGGMLVRPRLQARRAKGATS, encoded by the coding sequence ATGGCAGTCCCGCGCACGCGGCCAAGCGCTGGTCCGGCAATTCTTTCCTACGGCTTCCGGCCGTTTTTCCTGCTCGGTTCGCTGCAGGCGGTTGTCGCCGTTCTTTTCTGGCTGCCGCTGTATTACGGCAAGCTCAAAACTTTCAGCCTCCTGTCGCCCGTCGACTGGCATATACACGAGCTGCTGTTCGGTTATCTGACCGCAATTATGACCGGCTTCCTGCTCACTGCGATCCCGAACTGGACCGGACGTCTGCCCGTGCAGGGTCTTCCACTGCTGGCGCTGGTATTGCTCTGGGTCGCAGGACGGTTTGCCGTCTTCTTCTCGGCGGAGACGGGATGGCTGCCGAGCGCCGTGATCGACTGCGCCTTTCTTCTCGCGGTTGTCGCAGCCGCCGCAACCGAAATCATCGCCGGTCGAAATTGGCGGAACCTCAAAGTGCTCCTGCCCGTGACGGCGCTTCTGGCGGCGAACGCCATGTTCCACGCCGAAGCCCACTATCACGGCCTGTCGGACGTAAGCCGCCGGCTAGGGCTTGGGGCTGCCGTCGTCCTCGTCATGATCATCGGCGGACGCATCGTTCCGAGTTTCACGCGCAATTGGCTGGCGCGCGAAAGGCCGGGCCGCCTGCCGGCGTCATTCGGCACGTTCGACATTGGAACGATCGCGCTGTCAGCAATCGGCTTGCTGGGCTGGGCTTTCTTTCCCGATCGCGCTGGCACCGGCGTTATGTTGGTGGGCGGGGCCATTCTCAATGCCGTTCGGCTCGGGCGTTGGGCCGGCGACCGTACCTTGGCGGACCCCTTGGTGCTGATCCTGCACGTCGCCTTTGCCTTCGTGCCGACAGGCTTCCTGCTTGCCGGTCTTGCCGTGTTCTTTCCGGAGGAGATTTCTCCGGTGGCCGGCGTCCATGCCTTCGGTGTCGGAGCATTGGCCTGCATGACGCTGGCCGTCATGGCGCGCGCCACGCTCGGCCATACCGGACGTGAGCTTAGGGCAAGCATCGGCACATCATTGGTCTTCGCTGCAATCGTGCTGGCAGCCATCTTGCGCATCGCCGCCGCATTCGCACCGGCCGTGGCGATCCTTCTCCATATGGCTGCAGCGCTCTGGATTGCCGCCTTCGTCGGCTATCTCTGCCTTTTCGGCGGAATGCTCGTGCGACCGCGCCTGCAGGCACGGCGAGCAAAGGGCGCCACCTCCTGA
- the ccoO gene encoding cytochrome-c oxidase, cbb3-type subunit II: MGLMDKHALIERNATLLLVGSLLVVTVGGIVEIAPLFYLDNTIEKVEGMRPYSPLELAGRNIYVREGCYLCHSQMIRPFRDEVERYGHYSLAAESMYDHPFQWGSKRTGPDLARVGDRYSNGWHVQHLSDPRSVVPESIMPSYAFLKDTPIEVKDFSTHLVANRRVGVPYSDDMIAHANADLMAQADPNADTSGLEARYPKAKTGDFDGNPQQVTEMDALVAYLQMLGTLVDFKNYDEAAGYR, translated from the coding sequence ATGGGCCTGATGGACAAACACGCGCTTATCGAGAGGAACGCCACGCTTCTCCTCGTCGGCTCCCTGCTGGTCGTGACCGTTGGCGGCATTGTCGAGATCGCGCCGCTCTTCTACCTCGATAACACCATCGAGAAGGTCGAAGGCATGCGGCCCTACTCGCCGCTCGAACTCGCCGGACGCAACATCTATGTGCGCGAGGGATGCTATCTCTGCCACAGCCAGATGATCAGGCCTTTCCGCGACGAGGTGGAGCGCTACGGCCATTACAGCCTGGCGGCCGAGTCGATGTACGACCATCCCTTCCAATGGGGGTCCAAACGCACCGGTCCGGACCTTGCGCGCGTCGGCGACCGCTATTCCAACGGCTGGCACGTCCAGCATCTTAGCGACCCGCGCTCCGTCGTGCCGGAATCCATCATGCCGAGCTATGCCTTCCTGAAGGACACGCCGATCGAGGTGAAGGATTTCTCCACGCACCTCGTCGCCAACCGTCGCGTCGGCGTGCCCTACAGCGACGACATGATCGCCCACGCCAATGCCGACCTGATGGCACAAGCCGATCCCAACGCCGACACATCCGGCCTGGAAGCCCGCTATCCGAAGGCCAAGACCGGCGACTTCGACGGCAATCCGCAGCAGGTGACCGAAATGGATGCGCTGGTGGCCTACCTGCAGATGCTCGGCACGCTGGTAGATTTCAAGAATTACGACGAAGCCGCCGGCTACCGCTGA
- the ccoN gene encoding cytochrome-c oxidase, cbb3-type subunit I: protein MKFGTEIVLLSLFAFAALVAAGFGVDVPFRQHMWVLFFTLAGFTAVLLRNSDLKTAPIDPSAYMDGPIRYGAIATVFWGVVGMLVGVVIALQLAYPQLDVQPWFNFGRLRPVHTSGVVFAFGGNALLCTSLYVVQRTCRARLFGGNLAWFVFWGYQLFIVMAATGYLLGITESREYAEPEWYVDIWLTIVWVAYLVLFLGTILKRKEPHIYVANWFYLSFIVTIAMLHVVNNLSMPASFLGSKSYSAFSGVQDALTQWWYGHNAVGFFLTAGFLGMMYYFVPKQANRPVYSYRLSIIHFWALIFLYIWAGPHHLHYTALPDWAQTLGMVFSIMLWMPSWGGMINGLMTLSGAWDKIRTDPIIRMMVAAIAFYGMSTFEGPMMSIKAVNSLSHYTDWTIGHVHSGALGWVGLITFGAIYYMVPKLWNRERLYSLRLVTWHFWLATLGIVVYAAVMWVSGIMQGLMWREYDEQGFLVYSFAETVAAMHPYYIMRAAGGAMYLSGMLVMAWNVTMTILGYQREEQPMPGSVPVFQPAE, encoded by the coding sequence ATGAAATTCGGCACAGAAATTGTCCTCCTAAGCTTGTTCGCGTTTGCGGCCCTGGTGGCGGCCGGTTTCGGCGTGGACGTGCCGTTCCGGCAGCATATGTGGGTGCTGTTTTTTACCCTGGCTGGCTTCACGGCGGTCCTGCTGCGCAATTCGGATTTGAAGACGGCCCCGATTGATCCCTCTGCCTACATGGATGGCCCCATTCGCTACGGTGCGATTGCAACCGTGTTTTGGGGCGTCGTCGGCATGCTGGTCGGCGTGGTCATCGCGTTACAGCTCGCCTATCCTCAACTCGACGTTCAGCCCTGGTTCAATTTCGGCCGATTGCGACCGGTTCATACCTCCGGCGTCGTCTTCGCCTTCGGCGGCAATGCGCTTCTTTGCACCTCGCTCTATGTCGTCCAGCGCACGTGCCGTGCCCGGCTTTTCGGCGGCAATCTCGCCTGGTTCGTGTTCTGGGGTTATCAGCTCTTCATCGTCATGGCGGCGACGGGCTACCTGCTGGGCATTACCGAGAGCCGCGAATATGCCGAGCCCGAATGGTATGTCGACATCTGGCTGACCATCGTCTGGGTCGCCTATCTGGTCCTGTTCCTAGGCACCATATTGAAGCGCAAGGAACCGCACATCTACGTCGCCAACTGGTTCTACCTCTCCTTCATCGTGACCATCGCGATGCTGCATGTGGTCAACAATTTATCGATGCCCGCTTCGTTCCTCGGCTCGAAGAGCTATTCGGCCTTCTCGGGCGTCCAGGACGCGCTGACGCAGTGGTGGTACGGTCACAATGCCGTCGGCTTCTTCCTCACCGCCGGCTTCCTCGGCATGATGTATTACTTTGTCCCGAAACAGGCGAACCGACCGGTTTATTCGTACCGCCTGTCGATCATCCACTTTTGGGCGCTGATCTTCCTTTATATCTGGGCCGGGCCGCACCACCTCCACTACACCGCCCTGCCCGACTGGGCGCAGACGCTTGGGATGGTGTTCTCGATCATGCTGTGGATGCCGTCATGGGGCGGCATGATCAACGGCCTGATGACGCTCTCCGGCGCCTGGGACAAGATCCGCACCGACCCGATCATTCGCATGATGGTGGCGGCCATCGCCTTCTACGGCATGTCGACCTTCGAGGGCCCGATGATGTCGATCAAGGCGGTCAACTCGCTCTCGCACTACACCGACTGGACGATCGGCCATGTCCACTCGGGCGCGCTCGGCTGGGTCGGCCTGATCACCTTCGGCGCGATCTACTACATGGTGCCGAAACTGTGGAACCGCGAACGGCTTTATTCGCTGCGCCTCGTCACCTGGCACTTCTGGCTGGCGACGCTCGGCATCGTTGTCTACGCCGCGGTCATGTGGGTTTCCGGCATCATGCAGGGCCTGATGTGGCGCGAATACGACGAGCAGGGCTTCCTGGTCTACTCCTTCGCCGAAACCGTCGCCGCCATGCATCCCTACTACATCATGCGCGCCGCCGGCGGCGCCATGTATCTCTCCGGCATGCTGGTCATGGCCTGGAACGTCACCATGACCATCCTCGGCTATCAGCGTGAAGAACAACCGATGCCGGGCTCGGTGCCCGTGTTCCAGCCTGCCGAATAA